TAAGTATTGTGTCCCCAAATGCTTAAGGTTGGCAGCGAGGCGAGTGAAAACTGGAATCCGTATTACTGTGATAGTTTAGATTATCAATTAGTGGTAAGTTTTTAATATAGCTTTATTTGTAGTTCTAACTTATTCTAATAAGTATTGAAGCCTTTTTTGTAAAACTTTTCTATCTGGGATGTATAATTTATATTTAGAAACAAATAATTTGTTCGAAATTCCGCCAAGCGCATATTCGACCAGTAAATTATCTTTTTCTGCTCCCAATACTATTCCTATTGAAGCATTATCCTTTTGAGAACGTTCTTCTGCATTAAAATAATTTAAGTACATATTCATTTGGCCAATATCCTGATGTGAAATTTTGCCGCTTTTTAAATCAATTAAAACATAACATTTCAGCAATGTATGATAAAACACTAAATCAACGTAAAAATGAGTATTATTAAGCGTAATTCTGTGTTGGCGTCCGACAAAAGCAAATCCTTTGCCAAGTTCCAGTAAAAACATTTGAAGATTATCAATTATCCTTTGTTCTAGTTCTTTTTCGGTATATTTATAATGTTCAGGTATCTTCAAAAATTCTAAAATATAAGGATCTTTTACTAAATCTACTTCATTTTCTATTACATGACCTTTATTAGCCAATTTTAGAATGCTTTTTTTATCTTTACTTAAAGCGATTCTTTCAAAAAGAGATGAGTTTATTTGCCGTTGAAGCTGTCTTACCGACCAATTTTCATTGATGCATTGTTTCTCATAAAAAGACCTTGCCAAATCATTAGAAATACTTAACAACTCCACATAATGACTCCAGTTTAATTTTCCAGACACTGTCTGGAATTTTTGGTACTTCAAATAAAACTCTCTCATCATATACACATTGCTCTTGCTAAATCCGTGGCCGTATTTTATTTTCAAATCTTTTGACAGCTTGGATAGTAATTCAGATCCATACTCTGCTTTCTCTTTACCATGCTGTTCGAATTCTACGATTCTTTTACCAATTTCCCAATAAGTTCCAACCAGGACGGCATTAACTGTGGTAAAAATGTACTTTCTAGACTTATCTAAGAGTGTGCCAATAGAATTAACTAATTGGTAATATTGTTTTGTATTTTTCACAATGATTTTATTGTTTTCCACAAATTTCCACTAATAATTTGGGGACACAATACTTAATTGAATTTTTGATAATTAATTTGAATAATTAAGTATTGTGTCCCCAAATACACATAATTTTTCGTTGTCATTCCCGCCCGCTTCGCCCGCGTAGCATCGAGGCGAGTGAAAACGGGAATCCATGTATTTAAAATACAAAAAAAACTGGGGTGGCTAACGGGATTTGAACCCGTACTGAAGGATCCACAGTCCTTCGTGCTAACCATTACACCATAACCACCATTTTTAAGGCAGGATTAAGGGGTAAGTGATAAGAATTAAGCAGGAACCTTTTAAACTTACTACTTACCGCTTATACCTTACAACTGTCTTACAAAAACCGTCCCCGACGTGACTCGAACACGTAACCCTCTGCTTAGAAGGCAGATGCTCTATCCAGTTGAGCTACGGGGACAAAATTTATTATAAATCCTGAACGTAGTCCTGAGCGACTTATGTCTGACCAAGTCGAAGGACTACGGGGACATTTCAATGAACTAATTTTATTGATTATAACAAACAAGCGGTATTTGAGTCAAACAAACAGATAATTTGAAATATCAAAATTTTTTTCAAAACCTCTTGATATAATAAAGCAGAATAACGTATAATATATATCTCAATAAATTTAAATGGCTTTATTTTAATCAATTAATCTCGCCAAGTACAAATTTTTAATTCTAAATAAATTTCGAAAGGAGTTCATAATGTTCAGCCGTAAGACTATTTCTGCTTTGCTTTTGCTTTGTCTGGTTAAGTATCTTATTTTTCGATTAAAAAGTATTGTTCTTCTAGGATGCAATAAATGAAAACCTATAAAAATGTTTTGTGTTTTAACCCCATCTTAAAACCTCAGGCTTTTCCTCCTATAGGAATAGAATTAATTGCTGGTGCAATAAAGGATTTAGTCCAAAATATTAGTATCATTGATCTAAGCAAAGAAAAAGATTATAGGAAATTCATAAGAGATGATATTGATTTGTATTTAGTAAGTGTAAACTGGAAATGGTATTTTGATTCAGTTTGTGACATTATTAGGTCTCTGCCCGAAAATGTAATGACAATTGTAGGAGGCAGATATGCAACTGAAAAAGTTAACGAGTTATTTTTACTTTGCCCTAATATTAATGTCATAGTTCGTGGCGAAGGGGAAGAAACTATTCGTGAATTTCTTAAGCAAGGTACTCCAGATAATGTGGATGGTTTGTCTTTCAGAAAAAACGGCAAAATAATTCATAATAAGGATCGAATTTACTCAGGGATTAGTAATGATATACTGCCATACAGAAAAATAAGGCGATATAAATATTCTTATGAAAATAAATGCGTTTATTTTAAATATCCTTTGGATTGTATTTACAGTTCTCGTGGTTGCCCGGCAAATTGTAAATTCTGTTTTCTGGGGCAGAGACGAAAATGGTTTGGTCGAAGCCCTGAATCTGTTATTCGTGAACTAAAGGAAATCGATACTAAAGTGGTAGGTTTTACAGATGAGAATTTTTTTGCAGATATTAAAAGGGTCGAAAAAATATGTGATCTAATTATAAAAGAAAAAATTAAAAAAATATTTGCAGCGCAAGCTCGTATTTCTATTGGTTTTTATCCTCAATTAATTAAGAAGATAAAATTAGCCGGATTTAGATTCCTTACCATCGGAATTGAGTCTGCTCAGGATAAGACATTAAAATTATGGGACAAAGGTATAACTATTGAACAAATAAGAAAAGCCTTCAAAGTTTTGAGCAATTCCGGCATTATTATCTTAGGCTATTTTATAGTTGGAAATATAGGTGAAACTGAAGCCGAAATGCTTGAAATTTCAAAATTTGCTAAAGAGATTGGAGTGGATATACTATCATGCAGTTACCTTAGATATGAAGAAAACCCCGGATTAAAAGAAG
The Elusimicrobiota bacterium DNA segment above includes these coding regions:
- a CDS encoding PDDEXK nuclease domain-containing protein — its product is MKNTKQYYQLVNSIGTLLDKSRKYIFTTVNAVLVGTYWEIGKRIVEFEQHGKEKAEYGSELLSKLSKDLKIKYGHGFSKSNVYMMREFYLKYQKFQTVSGKLNWSHYVELLSISNDLARSFYEKQCINENWSVRQLQRQINSSLFERIALSKDKKSILKLANKGHVIENEVDLVKDPYILEFLKIPEHYKYTEKELEQRIIDNLQMFLLELGKGFAFVGRQHRITLNNTHFYVDLVFYHTLLKCYVLIDLKSGKISHQDIGQMNMYLNYFNAEERSQKDNASIGIVLGAEKDNLLVEYALGGISNKLFVSKYKLYIPDRKVLQKRLQYLLE
- a CDS encoding radical SAM protein, whose amino-acid sequence is MKTYKNVLCFNPILKPQAFPPIGIELIAGAIKDLVQNISIIDLSKEKDYRKFIRDDIDLYLVSVNWKWYFDSVCDIIRSLPENVMTIVGGRYATEKVNELFLLCPNINVIVRGEGEETIREFLKQGTPDNVDGLSFRKNGKIIHNKDRIYSGISNDILPYRKIRRYKYSYENKCVYFKYPLDCIYSSRGCPANCKFCFLGQRRKWFGRSPESVIRELKEIDTKVVGFTDENFFADIKRVEKICDLIIKEKIKKIFAAQARISIGFYPQLIKKIKLAGFRFLTIGIESAQDKTLKLWDKGITIEQIRKAFKVLSNSGIIILGYFIVGNIGETEAEMLEISKFAKEIGVDILSCSYLRYEENPGLKEVLQKNKDYYVAEDNRIYSVKYEKKEITKIFHRIIIDFWKIRQILRLTYKLLMIGIPMSNFVFHFILGVPITIIKLIKRKRESRKKDLC